A window from Bordetella petrii encodes these proteins:
- a CDS encoding hydroxyacid dehydrogenase encodes MAKQVVRLNLWTDPAFDRIIGASPDTALTVVDLASPPETIRAQLGQADIYHVSAAKDEVPPQWQVTRELIRHCPSLVCASTSGAGYDTVDVDACTEHGILVVNQAGGNAASVAEHAFGLMLAVARRIVESDHLLKTASGFTREDLMGRELNGQTLGLVGIGHIGRYTARLGQAFGMQVLAADPYLDAAEIRARGATPVPLDELLASSDVVSLHCPRTAETRNLFGAAEFRSMKRGALFISTARGGIHDEAALYDALAAGHLGGAGLDVWNVEPPPPEHPLLTLPNVVSTYHTAGVTHEGRRKVATMAAEQIVALCAGALPGRIVNPEVLPAFQRRLGG; translated from the coding sequence ATGGCCAAGCAAGTGGTGCGGCTCAATCTCTGGACCGACCCGGCTTTCGACCGGATCATCGGCGCCAGCCCGGACACGGCGCTGACCGTCGTGGACCTGGCCAGCCCGCCGGAGACGATCCGGGCGCAGCTGGGCCAGGCCGACATCTACCACGTGTCCGCCGCCAAGGACGAAGTGCCCCCGCAATGGCAGGTGACGCGCGAGCTGATCCGGCACTGCCCGAGCCTGGTCTGCGCCTCGACCTCGGGCGCCGGGTATGACACGGTCGACGTCGATGCATGCACCGAACACGGCATCCTGGTGGTCAACCAGGCGGGCGGCAATGCGGCCTCGGTGGCCGAGCATGCCTTCGGCCTGATGCTGGCCGTGGCGCGGCGCATCGTCGAATCCGACCACCTGCTGAAAACCGCCAGCGGCTTTACGCGGGAAGACCTGATGGGCCGCGAACTGAACGGCCAGACGCTGGGCCTGGTGGGCATCGGCCACATCGGCCGCTATACCGCGCGGCTGGGGCAGGCCTTCGGCATGCAGGTGCTGGCGGCCGACCCCTATCTGGACGCGGCCGAGATCCGGGCGCGCGGCGCCACGCCGGTACCGCTGGACGAGCTGCTGGCCAGCAGCGACGTGGTCTCGCTGCACTGCCCGCGCACGGCGGAAACCCGCAACTTGTTCGGCGCCGCGGAATTCCGCAGCATGAAGCGCGGCGCCCTGTTCATTTCCACGGCGCGCGGCGGCATTCACGACGAGGCGGCCCTGTACGACGCCCTGGCGGCCGGCCACCTGGGCGGCGCCGGCCTGGATGTATGGAACGTAGAACCCCCGCCGCCGGAACACCCCCTGTTGACGCTGCCCAATGTGGTGTCCACCTATCACACGGCCGGCGTCACCCACGAAGGCCGCCGCAAGGTGGCGACCATGGCGGCCGAGCAGATTGTGGCGCTGTGCGCCGGCGCCCTGCCCGGCCGCATCGTCAACCCCGAGGTCTTGCCGGCATTCCAGCGGCGCCTGGGCGGCTGA
- a CDS encoding Bug family tripartite tricarboxylate transporter substrate binding protein has protein sequence MNKWKTCWRGIVAVACVALPALAAAYPDKPVKIVVPYSAGGSSDLIARAIGEQLGAQLGQPVVVENRAGAGSMIGTAYVAGEAPDGYTLLLADVPFTIVPALYGGRVKYDARKDFAPIALVGLSPMYLFASPGYAGKSVADLVADAKARPATVSIGSGGNGSLTHLLAELFMLNTQTRLVHVPYKGAAASVSDLAGGQIDVSFSSMPSAAALFQAGKIRPLAVSSPQRQAGTPGVPTFQESGLPNLTVQSWWGLLAPAGTPQAVLDKLGAAMGKVMQSPAIGQRYAGIGANVPDQTSAQALQALLSADFERWQDVVGRAGIKLE, from the coding sequence ATGAACAAGTGGAAAACCTGCTGGCGCGGCATCGTGGCTGTCGCCTGCGTCGCCTTGCCGGCCCTGGCCGCGGCCTATCCCGACAAGCCGGTCAAGATCGTGGTGCCTTACTCGGCCGGCGGCAGTTCCGACCTGATCGCGCGCGCCATCGGCGAACAGCTCGGCGCCCAGCTGGGCCAGCCCGTGGTGGTCGAGAACCGCGCCGGCGCGGGCTCGATGATCGGCACCGCCTACGTGGCAGGCGAGGCGCCCGACGGCTATACCCTGCTGCTGGCCGACGTGCCGTTCACCATCGTGCCGGCGCTCTATGGCGGGCGGGTCAAGTACGACGCCCGCAAGGATTTCGCGCCGATCGCGCTGGTGGGCCTGTCTCCCATGTACTTGTTCGCCAGCCCCGGCTACGCGGGCAAAAGCGTGGCCGACCTGGTGGCCGATGCCAAGGCCCGCCCCGCCACCGTTTCCATCGGCTCGGGCGGCAATGGCTCGCTGACCCATTTGCTGGCCGAACTGTTCATGCTCAACACCCAGACCCGGCTGGTGCACGTGCCCTACAAGGGCGCCGCGGCCTCGGTCAGCGACCTGGCAGGCGGCCAGATCGATGTCAGCTTCAGCAGCATGCCCAGCGCGGCGGCGCTGTTCCAGGCCGGCAAGATCCGGCCCCTGGCGGTCTCGTCGCCGCAGCGCCAGGCCGGCACGCCCGGCGTGCCCACCTTCCAGGAAAGCGGCCTGCCCAACCTTACCGTGCAGAGCTGGTGGGGCCTGCTGGCGCCGGCCGGCACGCCGCAGGCGGTGCTCGACAAGCTGGGTGCCGCGATGGGCAAGGTCATGCAGTCGCCCGCCATCGGCCAGCGCTATGCGGGCATCGGCGCGAACGTGCCTGACCAGACCAGCGCGCAGGCGCTGCAGGCATTGCTCTCGGCCGACTTCGAGCGCTGGCAGGACGTTGTCGGCCGCGCCGGGATCAAGCTGGAATAA
- a CDS encoding LysR substrate-binding domain-containing protein translates to MKGSRNSVTSLRIFLAAARSLNFSRSAEELSLTQSAVSKHISALEGRLGVALFQRLPTGLRLTYAGALYFERIGAALRLIDEADALVAQPGSRVALNVAVSPSFAQFCLLPGLAGFFERHPGIRVNVRPRLLYGRGEAERFDAEIQLHAGYVSGMSAQYLCGREMTLVATPGLLQRHPVRCVDDLDGLPLLKRAQRGYGWDEWRADVAPLWPGPSVTAPEYEGFSVLLPAVMHGLGAAIVPLCMVLQPLRDGTLRRPLGEVVEGRFGYYLMQPRPNVGGPYTDAFCAWMQERALVLNQAVQAYLRG, encoded by the coding sequence ATGAAAGGATCCCGCAATTCCGTCACTTCGCTGCGCATTTTCCTGGCGGCCGCCCGCAGCCTCAACTTCAGCCGCAGCGCCGAAGAACTCAGCCTGACCCAGAGCGCGGTCAGCAAGCACATCAGCGCGCTCGAAGGGCGCCTGGGCGTGGCCCTGTTCCAGCGCCTGCCCACCGGTTTGCGCCTGACGTACGCGGGCGCGCTGTACTTCGAACGCATCGGCGCGGCGCTGCGGCTCATCGACGAGGCCGACGCGCTGGTGGCGCAGCCGGGGTCGCGGGTGGCGCTGAATGTCGCGGTGTCGCCGTCATTCGCGCAGTTCTGCCTGCTGCCGGGCCTGGCCGGGTTTTTCGAGCGGCATCCGGGCATCCGGGTCAACGTCAGGCCGCGCCTGTTGTACGGCCGCGGCGAAGCCGAGCGCTTCGATGCCGAAATCCAGCTGCACGCGGGCTATGTGTCCGGCATGTCGGCACAATATTTGTGCGGCCGCGAAATGACGCTGGTAGCCACGCCCGGCCTGCTGCAGCGGCATCCCGTGCGCTGCGTAGACGACCTGGACGGCCTGCCGCTGCTCAAGCGCGCGCAGCGCGGCTATGGCTGGGACGAATGGCGCGCCGACGTGGCGCCGCTGTGGCCGGGGCCGTCGGTGACCGCGCCGGAATACGAAGGGTTTTCCGTGTTGCTGCCCGCCGTCATGCACGGCCTGGGCGCGGCCATCGTGCCCCTGTGCATGGTGCTGCAGCCGCTGCGCGACGGCACCCTGCGCCGCCCGCTGGGCGAGGTGGTCGAAGGGCGTTTCGGCTACTACCTGATGCAGCCCCGGCCCAATGTGGGCGGCCCGTATACCGACGCCTTCTGCGCCTGGATGCAAGAGCGCGCCCTGGTTCTCAACCAGGCCGTGCAAGCCTATCTGCGCGGCTAG
- a CDS encoding M28 family peptidase produces the protein MTQWLQAAAQDAQLMDDFHALCGFGGRLSGSGQDAAAMDWALRRMQAVGGNAQKLQVPYDGWRCLQASLELLDDQGRAVALPCKPLLRSASTDAEGLVAPVLDLGQGRADDFARAGDRVRGKLVLVRHEYPFTPHHVHRRRKYDMAVQAGAAGFLIANPWAGGGLLSGSSGRPRNGAGIPAAYIDEAGARLLAGAGAQARLRIQGAEVPDARASVGILDIPGGREARIVISAHLDGHDLGCSALDNATGVAVALAAARALAPHVSARTAGLRVCLFCAEEWALAGSARYLADLPEAERAQLKLNINLDTVAGDDTLAALISDFPALAGYVAKAARAAGVAVASWLPLMPNSDHANFARHGIPALRLVAGFDRPDSRVNRILSAADTPDIIREPELRRALAVTCAMGSLALGLDDAQLDALAVRD, from the coding sequence ATGACTCAGTGGCTGCAGGCGGCGGCGCAAGATGCGCAGCTGATGGATGACTTTCACGCGTTGTGCGGGTTTGGCGGGCGCCTGTCGGGCAGCGGGCAGGACGCCGCGGCCATGGATTGGGCCTTGCGGCGCATGCAGGCGGTGGGGGGCAATGCGCAGAAGCTGCAGGTGCCCTACGACGGCTGGCGCTGCCTGCAGGCCAGCCTGGAGCTGCTGGACGACCAGGGCCGGGCCGTGGCGTTGCCGTGCAAGCCCCTGTTGCGCTCGGCATCGACCGATGCCGAAGGGCTGGTGGCGCCGGTGCTGGACCTGGGCCAGGGCCGCGCCGATGATTTCGCGCGCGCGGGCGATCGGGTGCGCGGCAAGCTGGTGCTGGTGCGCCACGAATATCCGTTTACGCCGCATCATGTGCATCGGCGCCGCAAGTACGATATGGCCGTGCAGGCCGGCGCGGCGGGTTTCCTGATCGCCAATCCCTGGGCCGGCGGCGGCCTGCTGTCGGGTTCGTCGGGCCGGCCCCGCAACGGCGCCGGCATTCCGGCGGCCTACATCGACGAAGCCGGCGCGCGCCTGCTGGCCGGCGCCGGCGCACAGGCGCGGCTGCGCATCCAGGGCGCAGAAGTGCCGGACGCGCGCGCGAGCGTGGGCATATTGGACATTCCGGGCGGCCGCGAGGCGCGCATCGTCATCAGCGCCCATCTCGATGGCCATGACCTGGGCTGCAGCGCGCTGGACAACGCCACGGGCGTGGCCGTGGCGCTGGCGGCCGCGCGGGCGCTGGCGCCGCATGTATCGGCCCGGACGGCCGGCTTGCGCGTGTGCCTGTTCTGCGCCGAAGAATGGGCATTGGCCGGCTCGGCCCGCTATCTGGCGGACCTGCCCGAGGCCGAGCGCGCGCAACTGAAACTGAACATCAACCTGGACACGGTGGCGGGCGACGATACCCTGGCCGCGCTGATCAGCGACTTTCCCGCCTTGGCCGGCTATGTGGCCAAGGCCGCCCGGGCCGCGGGCGTGGCGGTGGCCAGCTGGCTGCCGCTGATGCCGAATTCCGACCACGCCAATTTCGCCCGCCATGGCATTCCGGCCTTGCGCCTGGTGGCCGGCTTCGACCGGCCGGATTCGCGCGTCAATCGCATCTTGTCGGCGGCCGATACGCCCGACATCATCCGCGAACCGGAACTGCGCCGCGCCCTTGCGGTGACCTGCGCCATGGGCAGCCTGGCCCTGGGCCTGGACGACGCCCAGCTCGATGCGCTGGCCGTGCGCGACTGA
- a CDS encoding TonB-dependent receptor produces MALHAAMSAGMLACAPAFSQTVQGAVTTLETTTVTGEASVSNPTPVEYAGGQVARGGQLGVLGNIDNMDAPFVVTSYTSKLIEDQQARTLGDVVKNDASVQVGNGFGNSAETFSIRGFALNNDDLSFNGLYGILPRQVLPTQMIERVEILKGANAFLNGAAPGGSGLGGSINIQPKRAGADPLTRATIDYTSDSQVGGSVDIGRRWGDSQQFGIRVNAAHRDGDTVVDDAGQRMTVGTVGLDYLGEQLRVSLDAGYQKYHYSQPRPTIVPTDSDAPSPPSNHTNYGQPWTYSELESTFGVLRAEYDFSSNWMGYAAIGTSHDRESGDYGQPRVNADGMGTVARLTVPYTRDSVSGEIGMRGKFQTGAVGHLVNAGVSRLQTRVRQAWEMSATSPIDIYDPEYFPRPDTTFSGGDIDDPHVSSRTHLTSFALSDQLSFLDDRVFLTIGTRYQTLKDKLYTNDGVPDTTYDKSIWTPAYGLVVRPWEQVSFYVNHIEGLSKGDSAPLGASNFGETLAPYRTKQTEAGVKLDFGDIGGNIGVFQIEKPEAYTNSDNVFELAGSQRNRGLEMNIYGEPMRGVRLLGGITFMDPELRGTQGGKQDGNDAIGVPRYQAVLGAEWDVPALTGLTLQAYVQRRGSQYVNIDNTGKIPAWTRIDLGARYATKIDGRNVVWRAGVDNVTDKEYWSTVGNDFGQITQGMGRVYKLSMSVDF; encoded by the coding sequence ATGGCCCTGCATGCCGCCATGTCAGCCGGGATGCTGGCCTGCGCGCCGGCATTTTCGCAAACCGTGCAAGGCGCGGTCACAACTCTGGAAACTACCACCGTAACGGGCGAAGCCAGCGTCTCGAATCCGACCCCTGTCGAATATGCCGGCGGCCAGGTGGCGCGGGGCGGCCAGTTGGGCGTTCTGGGCAATATCGACAATATGGACGCGCCCTTCGTGGTAACCAGCTATACGTCCAAGTTGATTGAAGACCAGCAGGCGCGCACCCTGGGCGACGTGGTGAAGAACGATGCGTCGGTTCAGGTGGGCAATGGCTTCGGCAATTCGGCCGAGACCTTTTCCATCCGCGGCTTCGCGCTGAACAACGACGACCTGTCGTTCAACGGCCTGTACGGCATCCTGCCCCGCCAGGTACTGCCTACGCAGATGATCGAGCGGGTCGAAATTCTGAAAGGCGCCAACGCCTTCCTGAATGGCGCGGCGCCGGGCGGTTCGGGCCTGGGCGGGTCGATCAATATTCAGCCCAAGCGTGCGGGGGCCGATCCTTTGACGCGCGCCACCATCGATTACACCAGCGATTCCCAGGTCGGCGGCAGTGTCGACATCGGCAGGCGCTGGGGCGACAGTCAACAGTTCGGCATCCGGGTCAATGCGGCCCATCGCGATGGCGATACCGTCGTCGACGACGCCGGCCAGCGCATGACCGTCGGTACGGTGGGACTGGACTATCTGGGCGAGCAACTGAGGGTGTCGCTGGATGCGGGGTATCAGAAATACCATTATTCGCAGCCGCGACCGACGATTGTGCCCACCGATTCCGACGCGCCTTCGCCGCCGTCGAACCACACCAATTACGGACAGCCCTGGACTTACAGCGAACTGGAAAGCACGTTTGGCGTGTTGCGGGCGGAATATGATTTTTCCAGCAACTGGATGGGATACGCGGCAATCGGCACCAGCCACGACCGGGAAAGCGGCGACTATGGCCAGCCCAGAGTAAATGCCGACGGCATGGGAACAGTGGCCAGGCTTACCGTTCCCTATACGCGTGATTCGGTCAGTGGCGAGATCGGCATGCGCGGAAAGTTCCAGACTGGCGCGGTCGGCCATCTGGTCAATGCAGGCGTATCACGACTCCAGACTCGCGTACGGCAAGCATGGGAAATGAGCGCCACCAGCCCCATTGACATTTACGACCCTGAATACTTCCCTCGCCCCGATACGACATTTTCAGGTGGCGACATCGATGATCCGCATGTCAGCAGCCGCACGCACCTGACGAGCTTCGCGCTATCCGACCAGTTGTCTTTTCTGGACGACCGCGTTTTCCTGACGATCGGAACACGCTATCAGACCCTCAAAGACAAGCTCTACACCAATGATGGCGTACCTGACACCACGTACGACAAATCAATCTGGACGCCGGCCTACGGCCTTGTAGTACGCCCCTGGGAGCAAGTGTCGTTCTATGTCAACCACATAGAAGGCTTGAGCAAAGGAGATTCGGCTCCGTTGGGCGCCAGCAATTTCGGCGAGACCCTTGCTCCGTACCGCACCAAGCAGACCGAGGCGGGTGTGAAGCTGGACTTCGGCGACATCGGCGGGAATATCGGGGTATTCCAGATAGAAAAACCCGAGGCCTATACCAATTCGGACAATGTTTTCGAATTGGCGGGATCACAACGCAACCGCGGCCTGGAGATGAACATCTATGGCGAACCGATGCGCGGCGTGCGCCTGCTGGGCGGCATCACCTTCATGGACCCGGAACTGCGTGGCACCCAGGGCGGCAAGCAAGACGGCAACGATGCCATCGGCGTGCCGCGCTATCAGGCGGTGCTGGGCGCGGAGTGGGATGTGCCGGCCCTTACCGGCCTGACGCTGCAGGCCTACGTACAGCGACGTGGTTCACAATATGTGAACATCGACAATACCGGCAAGATCCCGGCCTGGACCCGCATTGACCTGGGCGCGCGCTATGCCACCAAGATCGACGGCCGCAACGTCGTGTGGCGCGCCGGCGTGGACAATGTGACCGACAAGGAATACTGGTCCACGGTAGGCAATGACTTCGGTCAGATCACCCAGGGCAT
- a CDS encoding LysR family transcriptional regulator, producing the protein MNTEYLESFAKVVECRSLAEAARRLHLTSGAVAARIRILESELATTLVQRSGQTITPTEAGMRIYDRAKELIQSARDLQAIASSGAPEGELQLGAFPSALTTHVPVLLEGFCARHPDLSIYIAYDASAELCRRVHMGQLDAAVVIEPTFAIHKNCDLHTLQEEPLIVIAPAHMAGRDAHDLLLHEPFIRYDRLAHSGQLVDRYLKDNALVPRQRVEVDSLLTIVSLVERGVGVSLVPDSFSIWYKADGLVKIPLPERTPIRRIGMIWGRHSPRLSVVQALIEHASQAL; encoded by the coding sequence ATGAATACCGAATACCTGGAAAGCTTCGCCAAAGTGGTCGAATGCCGATCGCTGGCCGAGGCGGCCCGCCGCCTGCACCTGACCTCGGGCGCGGTGGCCGCGCGCATCCGCATCCTGGAAAGCGAACTGGCCACCACGCTGGTGCAGCGTTCCGGCCAGACCATCACGCCCACCGAGGCGGGCATGCGCATCTACGACCGCGCCAAGGAACTGATCCAGTCGGCGCGCGACCTGCAGGCCATCGCCAGCTCGGGCGCCCCCGAAGGCGAACTGCAGCTGGGCGCGTTTCCGTCCGCGCTGACCACGCATGTGCCGGTGCTGCTGGAAGGCTTCTGCGCCAGGCATCCGGACCTGTCGATCTATATTGCCTACGACGCCTCGGCCGAACTGTGCCGCCGCGTGCACATGGGCCAGCTCGACGCCGCCGTGGTGATCGAACCCACCTTCGCCATTCACAAGAATTGCGACCTGCACACGCTGCAGGAAGAACCGCTGATCGTGATCGCCCCCGCGCACATGGCGGGGCGCGACGCGCACGACCTGCTCCTGCACGAGCCGTTCATCCGCTACGACCGCCTGGCCCACAGCGGCCAGCTGGTCGACCGCTACCTGAAAGACAACGCCCTGGTGCCCCGCCAGCGCGTCGAGGTCGACAGCCTGCTGACCATTGTCTCGCTGGTCGAGCGCGGGGTGGGCGTATCGCTGGTGCCGGATTCGTTCTCGATCTGGTACAAGGCCGACGGGCTGGTGAAGATACCGCTGCCGGAACGCACGCCGATCCGCCGCATCGGCATGATCTGGGGCCGCCACAGCCCCCGCCTGAGCGTGGTGCAGGCCCTGATCGAGCACGCCAGCCAGGCGCTCTGA
- the acnB gene encoding bifunctional aconitate hydratase 2/2-methylisocitrate dehydratase gives MLETYRQHVAERAALGIPPLPLSAQQTADLIELLKNPPAGEAEYLLDLLTHRVPAGVDDAAKVKASYLAAVALGKESCALISRAKATELLGTMLGGYNIGPLIELLGDAEVGAIAAGGLKKTLLMFDAFHDVKEKADQGNANAKSVLQSWADAEWFTSRPELPESLTITVFKVPGETNTDDLSPAPDATTRPDIPMHALAMLKNKRDGAAFQPEEDGKRGPVKFIESLKEKGHLVAYVGDVVGTGSSRKSATNSVLWFTGEDIPFVPNKRYGGVCLGGKIAPIFYNTMEDAGALPIELDTSKMEMGDVIELRPYEGRALKNGEVIAEFQVKSDVLFDEVRAGGRIPLIIGRGLTAKAREALGLAPSTLFRLPKNPADSGRGYTLAQKMVGRACGLPEGQGVRAGTYCEPRMTSVGSQDTTGPMTRDELKDLACLGFSADLVMQSFCHTAAYPKPVDVKTHHSLPQFISTRGGISLRPGDGVIHSWLNRMLLPDTVGTGGDSHTRFPIGISFPAGSGLVAFAAATGVMPLDMPESVLVRFKGKMQPGVTLRDLVSAIPLYAIKQGLLTVAKQGKKNIFSGRILEIEGLPDLKVEQAFELSDASAERSAAGCTVRLNKEPIIEYINSNIVMLKWMIANGYEDERSLGRRIKAMEAWLADPKLLEPDADAEYAAVIEIDLADIHEPIVACPNDPDDVKTLSDVAGAKIDEVFIGSCMTNIGHFRAASKLLEGKRDIPVKLWVAPPTKMDAQQLTEEGHYGVFGTAGARTEMPGCSLCMGNQAQVREGATVMSTSTRNFPNRLGKNTNVYLGSAELAAICSRLGRIPTKDEYMADMGVINKSGDQIYQYLNFDKIADYKDVADVIEV, from the coding sequence ATGCTGGAAACGTACCGCCAACACGTCGCCGAACGCGCGGCGCTGGGCATCCCCCCGCTGCCCCTTTCGGCCCAACAAACCGCCGACTTGATCGAACTGCTGAAGAATCCGCCCGCCGGCGAAGCGGAATACCTGCTGGATCTGCTGACCCACCGCGTGCCGGCCGGCGTGGACGACGCCGCCAAGGTCAAGGCCTCGTACCTGGCCGCCGTGGCGCTGGGCAAGGAGTCGTGTGCGCTGATCAGCCGGGCCAAGGCGACCGAGCTGCTGGGCACCATGCTGGGCGGCTACAACATCGGCCCGCTGATCGAACTGCTGGGCGACGCCGAAGTGGGCGCCATCGCCGCCGGCGGCCTGAAGAAAACCCTGCTGATGTTCGACGCCTTCCACGACGTGAAGGAAAAGGCCGACCAGGGCAACGCCAACGCGAAATCGGTGCTGCAAAGCTGGGCCGACGCCGAATGGTTCACCAGCCGCCCCGAACTGCCCGAAAGCCTGACCATCACCGTATTCAAGGTGCCGGGCGAAACCAATACCGACGACCTGTCGCCCGCCCCCGACGCCACCACGCGCCCCGACATCCCCATGCACGCGCTGGCCATGCTGAAGAACAAGCGCGACGGCGCCGCGTTCCAGCCCGAAGAAGACGGCAAGCGCGGCCCGGTCAAGTTCATCGAATCGCTGAAAGAAAAAGGCCACCTGGTCGCCTACGTGGGCGACGTGGTGGGCACCGGCTCGTCGCGCAAGTCGGCCACCAACTCGGTGCTGTGGTTCACCGGCGAAGACATCCCGTTCGTGCCGAACAAGCGCTACGGCGGCGTGTGCCTGGGCGGCAAGATCGCTCCCATCTTCTACAACACCATGGAAGACGCGGGCGCGCTGCCCATCGAACTGGACACGTCCAAAATGGAAATGGGCGACGTGATCGAACTGCGCCCCTACGAAGGCCGTGCGCTGAAAAACGGCGAAGTCATCGCTGAATTCCAGGTGAAGTCCGACGTGCTGTTCGACGAAGTGCGCGCCGGCGGCCGCATTCCGCTGATCATCGGCCGCGGTCTTACCGCCAAGGCCCGCGAAGCGCTGGGCCTGGCGCCCTCGACGCTGTTCCGCCTGCCCAAGAATCCGGCCGACTCGGGCCGCGGCTACACGCTGGCCCAGAAAATGGTGGGCCGTGCCTGCGGCCTGCCCGAAGGCCAGGGCGTGCGCGCCGGCACCTACTGCGAACCGCGCATGACCTCGGTGGGCAGCCAGGACACCACCGGCCCCATGACCCGCGACGAACTGAAAGACCTGGCCTGCCTGGGCTTCTCGGCCGACCTGGTCATGCAGTCGTTCTGCCACACCGCGGCCTACCCCAAGCCCGTCGACGTCAAGACGCACCATTCGCTGCCGCAGTTCATCAGCACCCGCGGCGGCATTTCGCTGCGTCCGGGCGACGGCGTGATCCACTCGTGGCTCAACCGCATGCTGCTGCCCGATACCGTGGGCACCGGCGGCGATTCGCACACCCGCTTCCCCATCGGCATTTCGTTCCCGGCCGGCTCTGGCCTGGTGGCCTTCGCGGCCGCCACCGGCGTCATGCCGCTCGACATGCCTGAATCGGTGCTGGTGCGCTTCAAGGGCAAGATGCAGCCCGGCGTCACGCTGCGCGACCTGGTCAGCGCCATTCCGCTGTACGCCATCAAGCAAGGCCTGCTGACGGTGGCCAAGCAAGGCAAGAAGAACATCTTCTCGGGCCGCATCCTGGAAATCGAAGGGCTGCCCGACCTGAAGGTGGAACAGGCCTTCGAACTGTCCGACGCCTCGGCCGAACGCTCGGCCGCCGGCTGCACGGTGCGCCTGAACAAAGAGCCGATCATCGAATACATCAACAGCAACATCGTCATGCTGAAGTGGATGATCGCCAACGGCTACGAAGACGAGCGCTCGCTGGGCCGCCGCATCAAGGCCATGGAAGCCTGGCTGGCCGACCCCAAGCTGCTGGAACCGGACGCCGACGCCGAATACGCCGCCGTCATCGAGATCGACCTGGCCGACATCCACGAACCCATCGTGGCCTGCCCGAACGACCCCGACGACGTCAAGACCCTGTCCGACGTGGCCGGCGCCAAGATCGACGAAGTGTTCATCGGCAGCTGCATGACCAACATCGGCCACTTCCGCGCGGCGTCCAAGCTGCTGGAAGGCAAGCGCGACATCCCGGTCAAGCTGTGGGTGGCCCCGCCCACCAAGATGGACGCCCAGCAGCTCACCGAAGAAGGCCACTACGGGGTGTTCGGCACTGCCGGCGCGCGCACCGAAATGCCGGGCTGCTCGCTGTGCATGGGCAACCAGGCGCAAGTGCGCGAAGGCGCCACCGTGATGTCGACCAGCACGCGCAACTTCCCCAACCGCCTGGGCAAGAACACCAACGTGTACCTGGGTTCGGCCGAACTGGCCGCCATCTGCTCGCGCCTGGGCCGCATCCCGACCAAGGACGAGTACATGGCCGACATGGGCGTCATCAACAAGAGCGGCGACCAGATCTACCAGTACCTGAACTTCGACAAGATCGCCGACTACAAAGACGTGGCCGACGTCATCGAAGTGTAA
- a CDS encoding tripartite tricarboxylate transporter substrate binding protein: protein MQIKTGLRRQLATLAATALTLSAALASPAAQAEYPEHPINMVVSYGPGGGTDLIARALAPFIEKYLGKGAQIVVLNRPGAGGAIGFAEVARAKPDGYTIGFLNTPNLITIPIERKAQYRWTDFDLIGNLIDDPDSFAVNTSSNIKNLADLAAYAKANPGKVTVGTTGIGSDDHLAMLLFEKSTGTKMTHVPYKGAGEVRSAISSGEIFMAAMNIGEAMAYIKAGSPMRDLGVMSQERSPIAPDLATFKEQGHDITMSSLRGIGAPKGLPPEVKAKLVQAVQKAVQDPAFRAKAEAMYAPLRYLAPKEYEAELRANEALFQNFWKETPWAER, encoded by the coding sequence ATGCAGATCAAGACCGGACTCAGGCGCCAGCTGGCCACCCTGGCCGCCACCGCGCTGACCCTGTCGGCGGCCCTGGCCAGCCCGGCCGCCCAGGCCGAATATCCTGAACACCCCATCAACATGGTGGTGTCGTACGGGCCGGGCGGCGGCACCGACCTGATCGCGCGCGCGCTGGCGCCGTTCATTGAAAAATACCTGGGCAAGGGCGCGCAGATCGTGGTGCTGAACCGGCCCGGCGCGGGCGGCGCCATCGGCTTTGCCGAAGTGGCGCGCGCCAAGCCCGATGGCTATACCATCGGCTTCCTGAACACGCCCAACCTGATCACCATTCCCATCGAGCGCAAGGCCCAGTACCGCTGGACCGACTTCGACCTGATCGGCAACCTGATCGACGACCCGGACAGCTTCGCCGTCAATACCAGCAGCAACATCAAGAACCTGGCCGACCTGGCCGCCTATGCCAAGGCCAATCCGGGCAAGGTGACGGTGGGCACCACCGGCATCGGCTCGGACGATCACCTGGCGATGCTGCTGTTCGAAAAATCCACCGGCACGAAGATGACGCACGTACCGTACAAGGGCGCGGGCGAAGTGCGCAGCGCGATTTCCAGCGGCGAGATCTTCATGGCCGCCATGAACATCGGCGAAGCCATGGCCTACATCAAGGCCGGCTCGCCCATGCGAGACCTGGGCGTCATGAGCCAGGAACGCTCGCCCATCGCGCCCGATCTGGCCACCTTCAAGGAACAGGGCCACGACATCACCATGTCGTCGCTGCGCGGCATCGGCGCCCCCAAGGGCCTGCCGCCCGAGGTCAAGGCCAAGCTGGTGCAGGCCGTGCAGAAAGCCGTGCAGGACCCGGCGTTCCGCGCAAAAGCCGAAGCCATGTATGCGCCGCTGCGCTACCTGGCGCCCAAGGAGTACGAGGCGGAACTGCGCGCCAACGAGGCCCTGTTCCAGAACTTCTGGAAAGAGACGCCCTGGGCAGAGCGGTAA